The Tistrella mobilis genome window below encodes:
- a CDS encoding HXXEE domain-containing protein gives MPTFDRALWALPVIYLVHIVEEYGAGFPAWMSLHMQADMDDAGFLRNNALFMAILVSLCLWAARSRRRLSALLLLAWASGQLFWNFIFHLATTVIADSYSPGLVTATLLYQPASLVMAGLAVRDRRLGLPDILLAFAIGAGLMLFVIWAGLWQFDLPAV, from the coding sequence ATGCCGACCTTCGATCGCGCCCTGTGGGCCCTGCCCGTGATCTACCTCGTCCACATCGTCGAGGAATACGGCGCCGGTTTCCCCGCCTGGATGAGCCTGCACATGCAGGCCGATATGGACGATGCCGGATTTCTCCGCAACAACGCCCTGTTCATGGCGATCCTGGTCTCGCTCTGCCTGTGGGCAGCGCGCAGCCGCAGGCGGCTCTCCGCTCTGCTGCTGCTCGCCTGGGCAAGCGGGCAGCTGTTCTGGAACTTCATCTTTCACCTGGCAACGACCGTCATCGCCGACAGCTATTCCCCGGGCCTCGTTACCGCAACCCTGCTCTATCAGCCGGCCTCGCTGGTGATGGCGGGGCTCGCAGTCCGCGACCGCCGCCTGGGCCTGCCCGATATCCTCCTCGCCTTCGCCATCGGCGCAGGCTTGATGCTGTTCGTCATCTGGGCAGGGCTGTGGCAGTTCGACCTGCCGGCCGTCTGA
- a CDS encoding HNH endonuclease, with translation MAAHIRPVADDGPDSVRNGLALTGTLHWMFDHGLVSVDEDHSLLLDRGRVPDTILRIIHPDRRLVVPDLPDLRPHPEFLRYHRREIFRG, from the coding sequence TTGGCCGCCCATATCCGGCCGGTCGCCGATGACGGGCCGGATTCGGTGCGCAACGGCCTGGCTCTCACCGGTACGCTGCACTGGATGTTCGATCACGGCCTGGTCTCGGTGGACGAGGATCACAGCCTGCTGCTCGACCGGGGCCGGGTGCCGGACACGATCCTGCGGATCATCCATCCCGACCGACGTCTGGTGGTGCCGGATCTCCCGGATCTCCGGCCGCATCCGGAATTTCTGCGCTATCACCGCAGAGAGATCTTTCGCGGCTGA
- a CDS encoding tyrosine-type recombinase/integrase — translation MGRQPSQKQPGRFLPLQRLFRRPQPVHQQTISIRRPESGDAGRKRRFAYYVVQFLSLLFSWGQPRGYCDINPAAAAPKIAKPRCAPVRNRPWSAEEIEAMITASEPGLRAAVALGVYTGMRESDVVALPWTAYAEGRLEARQGKTGEPIWVPVHRRLKEILDATPRTSEMIVTGARGRPLTVEGFKTIFFRLRDRLQAEGRIRPGLTFHGARHTAATMLADVGCDERDIMAITGHKSTAALRKYIGQADRKARAEKAIRRLEGARAETE, via the coding sequence ATGGGCCGCCAGCCGAGCCAGAAACAGCCGGGCCGCTTCTTGCCCCTGCAACGCCTCTTCCGTCGGCCCCAGCCAGTTCACCAGCAGACAATATCCATCCGCCGGCCAGAGTCCGGCGATGCGGGCCGCAAGCGGCGCTTCGCCTACTATGTGGTGCAGTTCCTCTCGCTTCTCTTCTCGTGGGGGCAGCCCCGGGGATATTGCGACATCAATCCGGCGGCCGCAGCCCCCAAGATCGCGAAACCGCGCTGCGCCCCCGTGCGCAACCGGCCATGGAGCGCGGAAGAAATCGAGGCGATGATCACCGCCTCTGAACCCGGGCTTCGGGCCGCCGTGGCCCTCGGAGTCTACACTGGCATGCGGGAGAGTGACGTGGTCGCGCTGCCCTGGACGGCCTATGCGGAGGGTCGGCTTGAAGCCCGGCAGGGTAAGACCGGTGAGCCCATATGGGTGCCCGTGCACCGCAGGCTGAAAGAGATCCTGGACGCAACGCCCCGGACATCGGAGATGATCGTCACCGGGGCACGGGGCAGGCCCTTGACGGTCGAGGGCTTCAAGACCATCTTCTTTCGCCTGCGCGACAGGCTGCAGGCAGAGGGCCGGATCCGGCCGGGCCTGACCTTTCACGGCGCGCGGCACACCGCCGCTACCATGCTTGCCGATGTCGGCTGCGACGAACGGGACATCATGGCGATCACCGGGCATAAGTCCACGGCTGCCCTGCGGAAGTACATTGGGCAGGCGGATCGGAAGGCGCGGGCGGAGAAGGCAATCAGGCGGCTGGAGGGAGCACGGGCCGAGACGGAATAA
- a CDS encoding DNA adenine methylase, with protein sequence MTRVAPASPPAPYIGGKSRLAPLIIDRISGVPHRLYVEPFVGLGGVFLRRRRTVQKEVINDLNRDIATLFRVLRHHYRAFMDECRYQLTSRAEFVRLRRSDPETLTDIQRAVRFLYLQRLAFGGRPTRPVFGVSPEAPKLFDGGDLEAALDAVHRRLSGVVIECLPWSDCLERYDNPDALFYLDPPYWGTERDYGAAFDRMEFGRMAEKLAALRGSFILSLNDRPEVRSTFGHFRIEQVRTTYSIGRDANTAAAELLISGGRAADNEGVGRLL encoded by the coding sequence ATCACCCGTGTCGCGCCGGCTTCACCACCGGCGCCTTACATCGGCGGGAAGAGCCGCCTCGCTCCTCTCATCATCGACCGAATCAGCGGCGTTCCTCATCGGCTCTATGTCGAGCCGTTTGTAGGGCTCGGCGGGGTCTTCCTGCGTCGACGTCGCACTGTTCAGAAGGAAGTGATCAATGACCTGAACCGCGACATTGCCACCCTCTTCAGGGTGCTACGCCACCACTACCGCGCATTCATGGATGAATGTCGGTATCAGTTGACCAGTCGGGCGGAGTTTGTGCGTCTCCGGCGGTCCGATCCGGAGACGTTGACCGACATTCAGCGCGCGGTGCGGTTCCTCTACCTGCAGCGCCTGGCCTTTGGTGGGCGCCCGACCCGCCCTGTGTTCGGTGTTTCACCTGAGGCGCCGAAGCTCTTTGACGGCGGGGATCTGGAAGCGGCGCTCGACGCAGTTCACCGGCGCCTCTCAGGGGTGGTGATCGAGTGCCTGCCCTGGTCGGATTGCCTGGAGCGGTATGACAACCCCGACGCCCTCTTCTATCTGGATCCGCCTTACTGGGGAACGGAACGGGACTATGGGGCGGCGTTCGACCGAATGGAGTTTGGCAGGATGGCGGAGAAGCTTGCTGCGCTTCGTGGCAGTTTTATCCTGTCGCTCAATGATCGGCCGGAGGTGCGCTCAACCTTCGGACATTTCCGGATCGAGCAGGTCCGGACCACCTACAGCATTGGTCGCGATGCCAATACCGCGGCGGCTGAACTGCTGATCTCCGGTGGCCGCGCTGCTGATAATGAAGGTGTCGGCCGGCTCCTCTGA
- a CDS encoding glycosyl hydrolase 108 family protein has translation MQRNLVAAFMVTMEAEGGDRFVNHPQDPGGATKWGVSLRLARRLGLDLDHDGDVDADDIRLIDEAAARDVFERVFWRGVRGDELPAGLDLAAADAAFHHGEGAARCLLQRAAGVRVDGILGPISLRACAADPAEVLRRLAGVRGVHMSKLDGWATFGEGWISRLVDVHAVAKELAAGRA, from the coding sequence ATGCAACGGAACTTGGTGGCGGCATTCATGGTGACGATGGAGGCGGAAGGCGGCGACCGCTTCGTCAACCACCCGCAAGACCCCGGCGGCGCCACGAAATGGGGCGTCTCGCTCCGCCTGGCGCGTCGCTTGGGCCTCGATCTCGATCACGATGGCGACGTCGATGCTGATGACATCCGTCTGATCGACGAGGCGGCGGCCCGTGACGTCTTTGAACGGGTGTTCTGGCGGGGCGTCCGCGGCGACGAGTTGCCGGCGGGGCTCGATCTGGCGGCAGCGGATGCCGCCTTTCATCATGGCGAGGGTGCCGCCCGGTGTCTGCTGCAGCGTGCAGCGGGTGTGCGCGTGGATGGCATCCTCGGGCCGATCTCGCTGCGGGCCTGCGCGGCCGATCCGGCCGAAGTGCTGCGCCGGCTTGCGGGTGTGCGGGGCGTCCACATGTCGAAGCTCGACGGTTGGGCGACTTTCGGCGAGGGCTGGATCTCGCGGTTGGTCGATGTTCATGCCGTCGCCAAGGAACTCGCTGCCGGTCGGGCATGA
- a CDS encoding phage holin family protein, with protein sequence MDALDWIWSQLRHLADLVGLQLLAAYIGRLLYHVGEVQQGRRRWWSRHLVWELIAAVGIALIADGVASWAGLVEGEVRLAVVVGLAYLGPRGVQDIVLRIVAARTGGRA encoded by the coding sequence GTGGATGCGCTCGACTGGATCTGGTCCCAACTTCGGCACCTCGCCGATCTCGTGGGCCTGCAACTGTTGGCCGCCTATATCGGCCGGCTGCTCTACCACGTCGGCGAGGTGCAGCAGGGCCGCCGCCGCTGGTGGTCGCGGCATCTCGTGTGGGAATTGATCGCGGCCGTCGGCATCGCCTTGATTGCCGACGGCGTGGCGTCCTGGGCGGGGCTTGTCGAGGGCGAGGTGCGGCTCGCGGTCGTCGTGGGATTGGCGTATCTCGGGCCGCGGGGGGTGCAGGACATTGTCCTGCGTATCGTGGCTGCCCGGACGGGCGGTCGCGCCTGA
- a CDS encoding contractile injection system protein, VgrG/Pvc8 family, with product MTPVFKVALDDRDITARIADRLVSLAVTDEASLTSDVAELVIDDRDGTVPLPPEGAEMVVGIGYAETGGVVDLGRFRVDEVEVEGPERRISVRAKASDSRDHAALGRLKVQRSRSWHRTTLGAIVETIAREHGFDPVIAAGLRDQAVPHADQTEESDIAFLTRLARDIGAIAKPAHGKLLFVPRGEARAASGQAIPAITLLPSEVTDWRVTLAKRGKYAAVAATWRDDATAETRTVTAGQGEPVHTLRHTYADPSQAQRAAAARLDAFRRGAATLDLNLPGRPALAAETRLTLAGFRAGADGDWIISRVEHRLDSGGYVCALQAEVAKS from the coding sequence ATGACACCCGTCTTCAAGGTGGCCCTCGACGATCGCGACATCACCGCCAGGATCGCCGACCGGCTGGTATCGCTTGCGGTCACCGATGAAGCCAGCCTCACCAGCGATGTTGCGGAGCTGGTGATCGATGATCGTGACGGCACTGTACCTCTGCCGCCCGAGGGGGCAGAGATGGTCGTCGGGATCGGCTATGCCGAGACCGGCGGTGTCGTCGATCTCGGCCGGTTTCGGGTCGATGAAGTTGAGGTCGAGGGGCCGGAACGGCGGATATCGGTGCGGGCCAAGGCGAGCGACAGCCGGGATCATGCGGCGCTCGGCCGGCTGAAGGTGCAGCGTAGCCGGTCATGGCATCGCACGACGCTGGGGGCGATCGTCGAGACTATCGCCCGGGAACACGGCTTCGATCCGGTGATTGCCGCAGGGCTGCGTGACCAGGCCGTGCCGCATGCCGACCAGACCGAAGAAAGCGACATCGCCTTTCTGACCCGGCTTGCGCGAGACATCGGGGCGATCGCCAAGCCGGCGCATGGCAAGTTGTTGTTCGTGCCCCGCGGCGAGGCACGGGCCGCATCCGGGCAGGCGATACCGGCCATCACGCTGCTGCCGTCCGAGGTGACCGACTGGCGGGTGACCCTGGCCAAGCGGGGGAAGTATGCCGCCGTCGCCGCGACCTGGCGCGATGACGCGACGGCGGAGACCCGCACCGTGACGGCGGGGCAGGGGGAGCCGGTCCACACCCTGCGCCACACCTATGCCGATCCGTCGCAGGCTCAAAGGGCGGCAGCCGCACGCCTCGATGCCTTCCGGCGCGGGGCGGCAACCCTGGATCTGAACCTTCCCGGCCGGCCGGCGCTGGCCGCCGAAACCCGCCTGACCCTTGCCGGCTTCCGTGCCGGTGCCGACGGCGACTGGATCATCAGCCGCGTCGAGCATCGCCTCGATAGCGGCGGCTATGTCTGCGCCCTACAGGCCGAAGTTGCGAAGTCCTGA
- a CDS encoding tail protein X translates to MLRYLTRDGDMIDAIAWAHYGRTAGATEAILAANPDLEARGPKLPAGIEILLPELAPAGVAVRQVRLWD, encoded by the coding sequence ATGCTGCGCTATCTCACCCGCGACGGCGACATGATCGATGCGATCGCCTGGGCCCATTATGGCCGCACGGCCGGCGCCACCGAAGCGATCCTGGCTGCGAACCCGGATCTTGAAGCTCGCGGGCCGAAGCTGCCCGCCGGGATCGAGATCCTGCTGCCCGAACTGGCGCCGGCCGGGGTGGCGGTGCGGCAGGTGCGGTTGTGGGATTGA
- a CDS encoding phage tail protein codes for MTTLVMLALGEFRFSIATAAYQTLRRAAEYRWAAIDRIGRRPALQWIGPGAETIDLDGIIYPHYRGGLGQVPRLRALAAAGTPQVLVSGLGEVLGRWVVTSVEESGTRHIPEGAPLRIDFRISLSIYGDDGAGAAGATAVTENGVDGREVR; via the coding sequence ATGACCACCCTTGTGATGCTCGCGCTTGGGGAGTTCCGCTTCTCGATCGCGACCGCGGCCTATCAGACCCTGCGCCGGGCAGCCGAATACCGTTGGGCCGCGATCGACCGGATCGGCCGCCGGCCGGCCCTGCAATGGATCGGCCCCGGCGCCGAGACCATCGATCTGGACGGCATCATCTACCCGCATTATCGGGGCGGCCTGGGCCAGGTGCCCCGACTGCGAGCCCTCGCGGCGGCCGGCACGCCTCAGGTGCTGGTTTCGGGGCTGGGCGAAGTGCTGGGGCGGTGGGTGGTGACGTCGGTCGAGGAGAGCGGCACCCGCCATATCCCCGAGGGTGCACCCTTGCGGATCGACTTCCGCATCTCGCTCTCGATCTATGGTGACGACGGTGCCGGCGCCGCTGGGGCGACCGCGGTCACCGAAAATGGCGTCGACGGCCGGGAGGTGCGGTGA
- a CDS encoding phage tail tape measure protein, whose amino-acid sequence MPAGNIGHGLLGVSGMARSSTIAVGVVIGAALANTFRSSFDQASSKVDRLGDAIATLDGRTRQIAGLRTLRTEASQAGTAWNAARARVAELSAEMAKTSEPTARMQREFARAEAEAERARVTYGRKREALERLGASLTEAGIDVKRLTAEEARLGRETDALRRKFDALKTADAALSRIGQGWRDLRNQALVNTAGIAGAALTLAPAVAWDRQLRMLANTAGFSSDELAKVRAQINGLAPDTGQKVEELTRGLEILVGKGLDPGKALASLERVGSAALATGAEIEDLSTTAYSLIDNMKIAPEQMGKAFDMLAQAGKLGGFELRDMARDFPQLTAAAQALGMKGAEGIATLSTAVQVALKGAGSPSEAANNFANFLAKMTAPETVKRFADMGVDLADEFKEATDKGLDPVRWMLERIQDLTEGDQFKMGELFGDQQVLNFIKPMLANLSEYDRMRKEVLAADGVVDKDKARMAEASSVALDRARIAFGRVVAAFEVAIDPMITVLADAFTGLANSIAGVVEAAPGLTGVVAGVVGIGLALRSVFTVISIGRGALQLLGLRGAEAAGRVGLLGRAFRLVGGLLVPGLGTMLNLGAAMNGPVRAGALSAGGALRGLVRQAVGLGGAAFSGAGQAALGLGRVLLGLGRVALPVVIGAVRALGLALLMNPIGLAITAIAGGAVLLITYWDDVKAFFQGLWPAIEAGASAAWEVLKTVLSWTPAGLVVRLWQALPDGLAGVWSAVVDGASAAWNRVTDGISAAWDGLKAAIAWSPADLVTEAWSVLPDLLGGIWDRVLQAASAVWSRVSELVTAPIRSVRDTLGKAWNWVTGDGDGTAAGSSAPPQPSSTGGSGPAGGVAGLAARTGGGLAATAGTVAALAAPASAAPPPAVVDGGINMTFNFSITAAPGTDPQVLATEIRRQISQVLREAEARRRAANHD is encoded by the coding sequence ATGCCAGCCGGCAACATCGGTCATGGCTTACTTGGGGTGAGCGGCATGGCCCGCAGTAGCACCATCGCGGTTGGCGTCGTCATCGGGGCGGCGCTGGCCAATACCTTTCGCAGCAGCTTCGATCAGGCGTCGTCGAAGGTCGATCGGCTCGGGGATGCAATCGCGACTCTAGACGGGCGTACTCGGCAGATTGCCGGCCTGCGGACCCTGCGCACCGAAGCATCTCAGGCGGGCACGGCCTGGAATGCCGCGCGGGCGCGGGTGGCGGAGCTGTCGGCTGAGATGGCGAAAACCTCCGAGCCTACCGCCCGGATGCAGCGGGAATTTGCACGCGCTGAAGCTGAGGCGGAGCGAGCCCGGGTCACCTATGGCCGCAAGCGCGAGGCGTTGGAACGGTTGGGCGCCTCGCTTACCGAAGCCGGCATCGACGTGAAGCGCCTGACGGCCGAAGAAGCCCGGCTGGGCCGGGAGACCGATGCGCTCCGTCGGAAGTTCGACGCGCTGAAGACCGCAGATGCTGCTCTGTCGCGGATCGGGCAGGGCTGGCGGGACCTGCGGAACCAGGCGCTCGTGAACACGGCGGGCATTGCTGGTGCCGCACTCACGCTTGCGCCGGCCGTGGCCTGGGATCGGCAACTGCGCATGCTCGCGAACACCGCCGGGTTCTCTTCCGATGAGTTGGCCAAGGTTCGGGCACAGATCAACGGTCTGGCGCCCGATACCGGGCAGAAGGTCGAGGAACTGACCCGGGGCCTGGAAATCCTGGTGGGAAAAGGCCTGGATCCTGGCAAGGCATTGGCAAGCCTGGAGCGGGTTGGTTCGGCGGCTCTGGCCACCGGTGCGGAGATCGAAGATCTGTCGACCACAGCTTACAGCCTGATCGACAACATGAAGATCGCCCCCGAGCAAATGGGCAAGGCGTTCGACATGCTTGCACAGGCCGGCAAGCTCGGCGGTTTCGAACTCAGGGATATGGCGCGGGACTTTCCGCAGCTGACGGCCGCCGCCCAGGCCCTTGGGATGAAGGGGGCGGAAGGTATTGCGACCCTGTCCACTGCCGTGCAGGTGGCGTTGAAGGGTGCGGGATCACCGTCCGAAGCTGCGAACAACTTTGCCAATTTCCTGGCCAAAATGACCGCGCCCGAGACGGTGAAGCGTTTCGCTGACATGGGCGTTGATCTGGCCGACGAGTTCAAGGAGGCGACAGACAAAGGGCTCGATCCGGTGCGTTGGATGCTGGAGCGGATCCAGGATCTGACGGAGGGTGATCAGTTCAAAATGGGCGAACTCTTCGGCGATCAGCAGGTGCTGAACTTCATCAAGCCGATGCTTGCCAATCTAAGCGAATACGATCGGATGCGAAAGGAGGTCCTTGCAGCCGACGGTGTTGTGGACAAGGACAAAGCCCGGATGGCAGAAGCAAGTAGCGTTGCCCTCGATCGGGCACGCATCGCCTTCGGCCGGGTGGTCGCTGCCTTCGAAGTGGCGATCGATCCGATGATCACCGTTCTGGCCGATGCTTTCACCGGCCTTGCCAATTCCATAGCCGGGGTGGTTGAGGCGGCGCCCGGGCTCACCGGTGTTGTGGCCGGTGTGGTCGGTATCGGCCTGGCGCTGCGGTCGGTGTTCACTGTGATCTCGATCGGCCGCGGCGCACTGCAGCTGCTCGGCCTGCGTGGTGCTGAAGCGGCGGGACGGGTCGGCTTGCTGGGACGGGCCTTCCGTCTGGTCGGCGGGCTGTTGGTTCCGGGGCTCGGCACCATGCTCAATCTCGGCGCCGCGATGAACGGGCCGGTGCGTGCCGGTGCGCTCAGCGCCGGCGGTGCCCTTCGCGGGCTGGTGCGCCAGGCGGTCGGTCTTGGCGGTGCAGCCTTCAGTGGCGCCGGGCAGGCGGCGCTTGGGCTCGGCCGTGTCCTGCTCGGGCTGGGGCGGGTGGCGTTGCCGGTGGTGATCGGTGCGGTGCGGGCACTGGGGCTGGCTCTGCTCATGAATCCGATCGGTCTTGCGATCACGGCGATCGCGGGTGGTGCCGTGCTGCTGATCACCTATTGGGATGATGTGAAGGCCTTCTTCCAAGGCCTGTGGCCCGCGATCGAAGCGGGGGCATCCGCTGCCTGGGAGGTGCTGAAGACGGTGCTGTCATGGACCCCGGCCGGATTGGTGGTTCGGCTGTGGCAGGCGCTGCCCGACGGGCTGGCGGGGGTCTGGTCGGCGGTGGTCGATGGCGCTTCTGCTGCGTGGAACCGCGTCACCGACGGCATATCCGCCGCCTGGGACGGGCTCAAGGCAGCTATCGCCTGGAGCCCTGCCGATCTGGTCACAGAGGCCTGGTCGGTGCTGCCCGATCTGCTGGGCGGGATCTGGGATCGTGTGCTTCAGGCCGCGTCCGCCGTCTGGTCCCGTGTCTCGGAACTGGTTACGGCGCCGATCCGATCGGTGCGCGACACCCTGGGCAAGGCCTGGAACTGGGTGACCGGGGACGGGGACGGCACCGCCGCGGGCTCGTCTGCACCTCCGCAGCCTTCTTCGACAGGCGGCTCCGGTCCGGCCGGAGGCGTGGCGGGGCTGGCTGCCCGCACCGGCGGCGGCCTTGCGGCGACGGCTGGAACGGTGGCCGCGCTTGCGGCACCGGCTTCGGCTGCCCCGCCGCCGGCGGTTGTGGATGGCGGCATCAACATGACCTTCAACTTCTCGATCACCGCGGCGCCCGGAACCGATCCGCAGGTGTTGGCGACCGAAATCCGCCGGCAGATCAGTCAGGTGCTGCGCGAGGCAGAGGCCCGCCGGCGGGCGGCCAATCACGACTAG
- a CDS encoding phage tail assembly protein: protein MTVARTVTIPLTLPVTVEGSDHRQLIMRRSKVRDRLLVDRLGGSDAEKEVRLFANLCEVAPEVIEDLDEADYEALQRAYLGFRKVPSKMSEPPA from the coding sequence ATGACCGTCGCCCGTACCGTCACCATCCCGCTCACCCTGCCGGTTACCGTCGAGGGCAGCGATCACCGCCAGCTGATCATGCGCCGCTCGAAGGTCCGCGACCGGCTGCTGGTCGACCGGCTCGGCGGCAGCGATGCCGAGAAGGAGGTCCGTCTGTTCGCCAATCTCTGTGAGGTGGCGCCAGAGGTGATCGAGGATCTGGACGAAGCCGATTACGAGGCGCTGCAGCGTGCCTATCTGGGTTTTCGGAAAGTTCCCTCGAAGATGTCCGAACCGCCTGCGTGA
- a CDS encoding phage major tail tube protein, producing the protein MIPKILKNFNLFVDGRGYAGRVDEVQLPELSVQTEEHRAGGMDAPAAIDMGLDALTAQVTFAEHAADLYRLWGLSEGASVPWTFRGALVADDNTVTPMVAVMRGQITKLASGSAKVGSKAGPQATLALRYYRLDIDGTTVIEIDVANMVRRVGGQDRLQAVRTALGI; encoded by the coding sequence GTGATCCCCAAGATCCTGAAGAACTTCAACCTGTTCGTCGACGGTCGCGGCTATGCCGGGCGGGTCGATGAAGTCCAGCTGCCTGAACTGTCGGTTCAGACCGAAGAGCACCGAGCCGGCGGCATGGATGCGCCGGCCGCCATCGACATGGGGCTCGATGCCCTGACCGCGCAGGTGACCTTCGCCGAGCATGCCGCCGATCTCTACCGGCTCTGGGGCCTGAGTGAAGGGGCATCGGTGCCGTGGACCTTCCGCGGCGCCCTGGTCGCAGATGACAACACCGTCACGCCGATGGTGGCGGTGATGCGCGGCCAGATCACCAAGCTCGCCTCCGGCTCGGCGAAGGTCGGCTCCAAGGCCGGCCCGCAGGCGACGCTCGCGCTCCGCTACTACCGGCTCGACATCGACGGCACCACGGTGATCGAGATCGACGTTGCCAACATGGTGCGCCGCGTGGGCGGGCAAGACCGGCTCCAGGCCGTTCGTACCGCCCTCGGCATCTGA
- a CDS encoding phage tail sheath subtilisin-like domain-containing protein, translated as MATDFLHGVEIVEIDDGPRPIRTVRSAVIGLLGTAPTGPVNTPVLIAGNRIEAAAIFGSAATDAGFTIPAALDGIFDQTGAVVVVINVADPDNPAHVETVAPGTRQFDDAGGIPLGAGVISVTVDGPVTAPARFAGSPGTIAIPAGATVEAIAPADGGAPYADTGYTVAGGVITRKATGSIPAGAAVRVTYTIALAEGTDWILDRATGRLVRVAGGAILPGASLSVGVRRLDPAAVGLGDVIGGADAAGWRGVHALVAAESVVKVSPRILIAPGFTHQRTDGANPVVAELVGIAERLKAVIIADGPDIDDAAAIDYREDWGSARVYVVDPWVKVYDTRTETTIREPPSARVAGLIAKSDAERGFWWSPSNMVINGIVGTSRPVDFALGDTSSRANLLNEREVATIIHREGYRLWGNRSCSSDPKWAFLQARRTADMINQSILEAHFWAVDRNITRTYVDDVVEGVNAYLRHLTSIGAILGGRCWADPAANPADQVAQGKICFDFDFTPPYPAERITFRSRLVDDYIDEIFVRPAAAA; from the coding sequence ATGGCGACCGACTTTCTCCATGGCGTCGAGATCGTCGAGATCGACGACGGCCCGCGACCGATCCGCACGGTGCGCTCGGCGGTGATCGGGCTGCTGGGCACCGCGCCGACCGGCCCCGTGAACACGCCGGTTCTGATCGCCGGCAACCGGATCGAGGCGGCCGCGATCTTCGGCTCTGCCGCCACTGACGCCGGCTTCACCATCCCCGCCGCCCTTGATGGGATCTTTGACCAGACCGGGGCGGTGGTGGTGGTGATCAACGTCGCGGATCCTGACAACCCGGCCCATGTCGAAACCGTGGCGCCGGGGACGCGGCAGTTCGATGATGCCGGCGGGATCCCCCTCGGTGCCGGCGTGATTTCGGTGACGGTTGACGGGCCGGTGACGGCCCCGGCGCGGTTCGCGGGCTCACCCGGCACCATCGCGATCCCTGCCGGCGCCACGGTCGAGGCGATCGCCCCGGCCGATGGCGGCGCGCCCTATGCCGACACGGGATATACCGTGGCGGGCGGGGTGATCACCCGGAAGGCCACGGGCAGCATTCCGGCTGGTGCGGCGGTGCGGGTCACCTACACCATTGCCCTGGCTGAAGGCACCGACTGGATCCTCGATCGTGCGACCGGGCGCCTGGTGCGTGTGGCAGGCGGGGCGATCCTGCCCGGGGCAAGCCTGTCGGTCGGGGTCCGTCGGCTGGATCCGGCGGCCGTCGGCCTGGGCGATGTGATCGGCGGCGCGGATGCGGCCGGCTGGCGCGGTGTGCATGCCCTGGTCGCGGCCGAAAGCGTGGTCAAGGTCTCGCCGCGGATCCTGATCGCGCCCGGCTTCACCCATCAGCGGACCGATGGGGCCAATCCGGTGGTGGCCGAACTGGTCGGCATCGCCGAACGGCTGAAGGCGGTGATCATCGCCGATGGCCCTGATATCGACGATGCCGCGGCGATCGATTACCGCGAGGATTGGGGATCGGCGCGGGTGTATGTCGTTGACCCCTGGGTGAAGGTCTATGACACCCGTACCGAAACGACCATCCGGGAACCGCCGAGTGCCCGGGTGGCCGGGCTGATCGCCAAGTCGGATGCGGAACGTGGCTTCTGGTGGTCGCCGTCGAACATGGTGATCAACGGCATCGTCGGCACCAGCCGACCGGTGGACTTCGCGCTCGGCGATACCTCGTCCCGCGCCAACCTGCTGAACGAACGCGAGGTGGCGACCATCATCCACCGCGAGGGCTACCGGCTCTGGGGCAATCGTAGCTGCTCGTCCGATCCGAAATGGGCCTTCCTGCAGGCGCGACGGACGGCCGACATGATCAACCAATCGATCCTGGAGGCGCATTTCTGGGCGGTCGACCGCAACATCACCCGAACCTATGTCGATGATGTGGTCGAGGGAGTGAATGCCTATCTCCGTCACCTCACCTCGATCGGGGCGATCCTGGGCGGCCGGTGCTGGGCGGACCCGGCCGCCAATCCGGCCGATCAGGTCGCGCAGGGCAAAATCTGTTTCGACTTCGACTTCACCCCGCCCTATCCGGCAGAACGGATCACCTTCCGGTCGCGCCTGGTTGACGACTATATCGACGAGATTTTCGTCCGGCCGGCCGCCGCGGCTTGA